A genomic stretch from Brucella sp. BE17 includes:
- a CDS encoding ribokinase yields MIINFGSINVDFVFELAEMPQPGQTLLAKNMRTEAGGKGANQAIAAARDGADVMMVGAVGDDALSEIGLSQLKDVADITRVSRLAQPTGCASIYIDMAGRNMIAVASGANLAASSDAVEDELLHKANIVLMQMENDIDQVEKLIRRTHATKALSVLNLAPAFPLKAEVLSLCDLIVVNEDEAEALAGWLGCDASARSLSEHLQTGILRTLGGDGAEAFVKGEGFRVDAMSIDVKDTTAAGDCFVGVLASALDRGLSLEAAMQRASIAAGLACSRFGSQISIPKSPQTDSHIKSSSSQRAEALRIS; encoded by the coding sequence GTGATCATCAATTTTGGCTCCATTAATGTCGACTTCGTCTTCGAGCTTGCCGAAATGCCCCAACCTGGGCAAACATTACTTGCCAAAAATATGCGCACGGAGGCTGGTGGCAAAGGCGCCAATCAGGCAATTGCCGCCGCCCGTGACGGCGCGGATGTTATGATGGTCGGTGCAGTTGGTGACGATGCGCTTTCCGAAATAGGCTTAAGCCAGCTTAAAGATGTGGCTGATATTACGCGCGTTTCCCGACTGGCGCAGCCAACCGGCTGTGCTTCAATCTATATTGACATGGCTGGCCGCAATATGATCGCTGTGGCATCTGGCGCCAACCTGGCAGCATCATCGGATGCCGTGGAGGATGAGCTTCTGCATAAAGCCAACATCGTTCTCATGCAGATGGAAAACGACATAGATCAAGTGGAGAAACTCATTCGTCGCACCCATGCGACAAAAGCTCTGTCCGTACTCAACCTCGCTCCCGCCTTCCCATTGAAGGCGGAGGTGCTGTCACTGTGCGACCTGATCGTGGTCAATGAGGATGAGGCCGAAGCGCTCGCAGGCTGGCTCGGTTGCGACGCCTCTGCACGCTCGCTTTCAGAACATCTGCAAACCGGAATATTGCGCACACTGGGCGGAGATGGCGCCGAGGCTTTCGTTAAGGGCGAAGGCTTCCGGGTCGACGCGATGTCTATCGACGTCAAAGACACCACAGCCGCCGGTGATTGTTTCGTTGGCGTTCTGGCTTCGGCACTTGATCGGGGATTGTCTCTGGAAGCGGCCATGCAGCGCGCATCCATAGCTGCAGGTCTGGCCTGCTCGCGTTTTGGTAGCCAGATAAGTATTCCCAAAAGTCCACAGACGGATTCTCATATCAAAAGCAGTTCATCGCAAAGGGCTGAAGCGCTTCGCATTTCATAA
- a CDS encoding ABC transporter ATP-binding protein, with translation MPDPILSISSLNTAFRVGGQWRNVVNDVSFDIHAKETVAVVGESGSGKSVTAMSIMRLLSPANSRVTGKIDFEGRDLLSLPLDAMQAIRGNRIGMIFQEPMTSLNPVLKIGQQITEVLIQHRGMTHAQAEAEAAHLLEKVRIPSARSRLNEYPMNFSGGMRQRVVIAIALACDPTLLIADEPTTALDVTIQAQILELIKTLQEEEGLSVLFITHDMGVVAEISDRTVVMYRGEQVETGTTHDLFAGAKHPYTRALLSAVPQLGSMTGKDRPLRFPHVDMQTGEIAPPKPTEDTVNRDEPPVLKVDHLVTRFDVKKGFLRKTVGRVHAVEDVSLELRRGETLSLVGESGCGKSTTGRSIIRLTDTVSGDVTIDGKNVLKARKSELADIRRQAQMIFQDPYESLNPRIRIGEAIAEPIIAHGLARANEARTRVGELLERVGLSASMMDRFPHEFSGGQRQRVCIARALALEPKLLIADESVSALDVSVKAQVINLMLDLQEKYGLGYLFISHDMAVVERISHRVAVMYLGELVEIGPRQAVFENPQHDYTKRLMAAVPIADPARRKIRRISNDEIRSPLRAADYVPPKRVYQEAGEGHFVQVA, from the coding sequence ATGCCCGATCCGATCCTTTCGATATCCAGTCTCAACACAGCCTTTCGTGTCGGCGGTCAATGGCGCAATGTTGTTAACGATGTGAGCTTTGACATCCATGCCAAGGAAACCGTCGCTGTTGTGGGCGAATCCGGTTCCGGCAAGAGTGTCACCGCCATGTCGATCATGCGGCTTCTCTCGCCTGCCAATTCGCGTGTCACTGGCAAAATCGACTTTGAAGGTCGGGATCTGCTGTCGTTACCGCTTGACGCCATGCAGGCCATTCGCGGAAATCGCATCGGCATGATCTTTCAGGAGCCGATGACTTCGCTCAATCCAGTGCTCAAAATCGGACAACAGATCACCGAGGTTCTCATCCAGCATCGCGGCATGACACATGCGCAAGCGGAAGCCGAAGCAGCCCACCTTCTGGAGAAAGTACGCATTCCATCAGCCAGGTCGCGGCTTAACGAATATCCGATGAATTTTTCAGGCGGGATGCGTCAGCGCGTGGTCATTGCGATTGCTCTGGCCTGCGATCCAACACTGCTGATCGCAGATGAACCGACGACGGCGCTGGATGTGACAATTCAGGCGCAGATTCTGGAACTCATCAAGACGCTTCAGGAAGAAGAGGGGCTGTCAGTCCTCTTCATCACCCATGACATGGGTGTGGTGGCGGAAATCTCTGACCGCACCGTTGTCATGTATCGCGGTGAGCAGGTCGAGACCGGCACCACCCATGATCTCTTTGCTGGTGCCAAACATCCTTATACCCGCGCCCTCCTCTCTGCCGTCCCGCAATTGGGTTCTATGACCGGCAAAGACCGGCCGCTCCGCTTTCCCCATGTCGATATGCAGACAGGCGAAATAGCGCCGCCCAAACCAACGGAAGACACCGTCAACCGTGACGAACCGCCAGTGCTCAAAGTCGATCATCTGGTCACGCGTTTTGATGTGAAAAAAGGGTTTCTGCGCAAAACCGTGGGCCGCGTCCATGCGGTCGAGGACGTATCGCTGGAATTGCGCCGCGGTGAAACACTGTCGCTGGTGGGCGAGTCTGGTTGCGGAAAATCCACCACAGGTCGTTCGATCATCCGCCTCACCGATACGGTATCGGGCGACGTGACGATTGATGGAAAAAATGTACTCAAGGCCCGAAAATCCGAGCTTGCGGATATTCGTCGCCAGGCGCAGATGATTTTTCAGGACCCGTATGAAAGCCTTAATCCGCGCATCCGCATCGGAGAAGCCATCGCAGAGCCGATCATTGCGCATGGCTTGGCGCGGGCGAATGAAGCGCGGACACGCGTTGGAGAGCTTCTCGAACGTGTCGGCCTTTCCGCTTCGATGATGGATCGTTTTCCGCATGAGTTTTCTGGTGGTCAGCGTCAGCGCGTGTGTATTGCGCGTGCTCTGGCGCTCGAACCCAAACTGCTCATTGCCGACGAATCCGTTTCAGCGCTTGATGTCTCGGTAAAAGCGCAGGTCATAAACTTGATGTTAGACTTGCAGGAAAAATATGGTCTTGGCTATCTGTTCATCAGCCATGACATGGCGGTGGTCGAGCGCATCAGCCATAGGGTTGCTGTGATGTATCTTGGGGAGTTAGTCGAAATCGGTCCACGACAGGCAGTCTTTGAAAATCCGCAGCATGACTATACAAAGCGTTTGATGGCTGCAGTGCCAATCGCCGATCCCGCGCGTCGAAAGATTAGACGGATCAGCAATGACGAGATCAGAAGCCCGCTCAGGGCAGCTGATTATGTGCCGCCAAAACGCGTTTACCAAGAAGCCGGTGAAGGCCATTTCGTTCAGGTTGCATAG
- a CDS encoding formate dehydrogenase subunit delta, which yields MLLNHTDEKLVRMANQIATFFLSQPEDSRIEGVAVHINKFWEPRMRRRFFEIVDAGAGNFLPLVLAAAAKINRPVEPVADQGLSKGHVAESGRA from the coding sequence ATGTTGCTCAATCACACGGACGAAAAGCTGGTGAGGATGGCGAACCAGATCGCGACGTTTTTCCTTTCCCAGCCGGAAGATAGCCGCATCGAAGGCGTGGCTGTCCATATCAACAAATTCTGGGAACCGCGCATGCGCCGCCGTTTCTTCGAGATTGTGGATGCCGGGGCGGGAAATTTTTTGCCACTTGTTCTTGCTGCGGCAGCGAAAATCAATCGGCCCGTAGAGCCGGTCGCTGACCAAGGCTTGTCAAAAGGCCATGTGGCGGAAAGCGGTCGGGCGTAA
- a CDS encoding OFA family MFS transporter: protein MVVAGITAGEVAQTGLLDRERIIAKPGFNRWLVPPAALAIHLCIGMAYGFSVFWLPLSRALQTTDPSCSSLTLMGALFTTQCNWRVADLGWIYTLFFVLLGCSAAIWGGWLERVGPRKAGFVSACCWCGGILVAALGVMTHQLWLMWLGAGVIGGIGLGLGYISPVSTLIKWFPDRRGMATGMAIMGFGGGAMIGAPLADLLMNAFKTETSVGVWQTFVVMALIYFVFMMAGAFGYRIPPAGWRPEGWTAPAAKSTMITHRHVHLRDAHKTPQFWLIWVVLCLNVSAGIGVIGMASPMLQEIFAGSLIGLPGIGFAELDTGQKGQIAAIAAGFTGLLSLFNIGGRFFWASMSDRIGRKNTYFCFFILGILLYAAVPTLAMMGSKTLFVVALCIILSMYGGGFATIPAYLADIFGTQFVGAIHGRLLTAWATAGIAGPVVVNYIREAQIAAGAAPGPALYSSTMYILAGMLAIGLIANALVRPLSDKWFMADAEVAALQAKTAAANAGPTGSFGIGRGGLDAKAALAWAAVGIPLLWGVWGTVKSSLSLFG from the coding sequence ATGGTAGTAGCAGGCATAACGGCGGGAGAGGTGGCGCAGACCGGGCTTCTGGACCGTGAGCGAATAATCGCGAAACCCGGTTTTAACCGCTGGCTGGTTCCGCCTGCGGCTCTGGCAATTCATCTATGCATCGGTATGGCCTATGGATTTAGTGTTTTCTGGTTGCCACTCTCCAGAGCGCTGCAGACGACTGACCCAAGTTGTTCCAGTCTGACCCTCATGGGTGCGCTGTTTACCACGCAGTGTAACTGGCGCGTGGCGGATCTCGGCTGGATTTATACGCTTTTCTTCGTGCTTCTGGGTTGCTCCGCAGCGATATGGGGCGGCTGGTTGGAAAGAGTCGGGCCGCGCAAAGCCGGTTTCGTCTCCGCCTGCTGCTGGTGCGGTGGTATTCTCGTCGCAGCGCTCGGCGTCATGACGCATCAGCTGTGGCTGATGTGGCTGGGTGCGGGTGTGATCGGCGGTATCGGTCTGGGTCTTGGTTATATTTCGCCTGTATCGACATTGATCAAATGGTTTCCGGATCGCCGCGGTATGGCGACAGGCATGGCCATCATGGGCTTTGGCGGCGGTGCGATGATCGGCGCGCCGCTTGCCGATTTGTTGATGAACGCTTTCAAGACCGAAACATCCGTCGGTGTCTGGCAGACCTTTGTCGTTATGGCACTGATCTACTTCGTCTTCATGATGGCCGGTGCCTTCGGGTATCGTATTCCGCCTGCGGGCTGGCGTCCAGAGGGCTGGACCGCACCGGCTGCCAAAAGCACAATGATTACCCACCGCCACGTACACCTGCGCGACGCGCACAAGACACCGCAGTTTTGGCTGATCTGGGTGGTCCTTTGCCTGAACGTGTCAGCCGGTATCGGCGTCATCGGTATGGCGTCACCCATGTTGCAGGAAATCTTCGCGGGGTCGCTCATCGGCTTGCCGGGGATTGGCTTTGCCGAGCTTGATACGGGGCAGAAGGGACAGATCGCAGCTATTGCCGCCGGTTTCACCGGCCTGCTTTCGCTGTTCAACATCGGCGGGCGTTTCTTCTGGGCATCGATGTCCGACAGGATTGGCCGAAAAAACACTTATTTCTGCTTCTTCATTCTTGGTATCCTCCTTTATGCGGCGGTGCCGACGCTTGCAATGATGGGGTCCAAGACTTTATTTGTAGTGGCGCTCTGTATCATCCTGTCCATGTATGGCGGTGGTTTTGCGACTATTCCGGCCTATCTCGCAGATATTTTTGGTACGCAGTTCGTGGGTGCTATTCACGGCCGCCTGCTGACGGCATGGGCGACGGCGGGTATCGCCGGGCCGGTCGTCGTCAACTATATCCGCGAGGCACAGATCGCGGCGGGTGCCGCACCTGGACCTGCGCTCTATTCAAGCACCATGTATATTCTGGCCGGTATGCTGGCGATCGGTCTCATAGCCAATGCGCTGGTGCGACCGCTATCGGACAAATGGTTCATGGCAGATGCGGAAGTGGCGGCGCTTCAGGCGAAGACCGCTGCCGCCAATGCTGGTCCGACAGGCTCCTTCGGCATCGGGCGTGGTGGGCTGGACGCCAAGGCAGCTCTTGCCTGGGCCGCAGTCGGTATTCCGCTTCTCTGGGGCGTGTGGGGCACCGTCAAAAGCAGTCTTTCGCTGTTCGGCTGA